The segment GGCCGTTTCTGATTCTGCAAAAGTAGGGCGGTGTCAGCTCAAACGGCTGACCACCACTGTCACTTCGGGCTTCTTGCCGATCTCGTCATTGGCCGACTGGCGCACCACACGTTTCAAGCCGTCATTCAGCTTGGTGTCGTCGCGCAGGGTCGCTGCCTTGGAGCGGCCCAGAAACTGGCTCAGGTCTTCTTCCAGGACATCCACCAACGACGCACCGGATTTGCCTGTTTCGGGCAGGCCCATGGCATCGACCCATGGATCGCCAAGCGGTTCATCCTCGTCATCCAGGATCACAGTCACGGTCACATGACCGTTCAGCGCCATGCGGATCCGGTCACGCACAACTCCGTCCAACGCGCCGATCTGCACCGAACCATCGATGTAGGTGCGGCCGGTTTCGACATATTCCGCGACTTTTGGTGTGTTGCCGGACAGGTCGATCATCATGCCGTTCACAGCCATGACGCCCTTCATGCCCTTGGCATCCGCAATCTTGACATGTTCGCGCAGGTGGCGGTGTTCGCCGTGCATCGGGATCAAGACTTGCGGTTTAACCACATCGTGCAGCGTTTCAAGGTCAGGCCGGTTGGCGTGGCCCGACACGTGGTAATGACCACCGGAGGAGTCATCCACCACATCCACACCGCGCTCGGAGAACTGGTTGATGATGCGGATCACGCCTTTTTCATTGCCGGGGATGGTTTTGGAGGAGAACAGGAACGTGTCCCCTTCCTTCATCTCGATCCCCTGAAACTTACCACGCGCCAGCTGCGCACTTGCTGCGCGGCGCTCGCCCTGTGATCCGGTGACCAGCAGCATAAGGTTCTCACGTGGAATACCGCGCGCGTCTTCTGGGCTGACAACAGGCGGAAAGTCCTTCATCACGCCGGTTTCAAGCGAGGCTTCGACCATGCGTTTCATCGCGCGGCCCAACAGTACGACAGAGCGCCCCGCCTTGTCCGCGGCAACCGCCAGCGTTTTCACCCGCGCCACGTTAGAGGCGAACGTCGTCGCAACAACCATGCCTTCGGCGCTGCTGACCAGTTCTTCGATTGCGGGGCCAACTGTCGCTTCTGAACGCCCGGCCTCGCGCGAGAATACGTTTGTACTGTCACAGACCAACGCCTTGACGCCATCCTTGCAGACCTCTGCCCACAGTTCGGGATCAAAGGCTTCGCCAACACCCGGCGTCAGGTCGATTTTGAAATCGCCTGAATGGATCACGCGCCCTTCAGGCGTATCGATCACCAAAGCAGAGCTTTCGGGGATCGAGTGCGAAATCGGCAGGAACCCAACTGTAAACGGACCCACGCTAACCTGCTGTGGCCATGCGGAGGTCACATGGATCGCATCGGCCGGATGGCCGTGTTCGTCCATCTTGCGTGCGGCGATATTGGCCGTGAACTTGCGCGCATAGATCGGCGCTTGCAGCTGTCCGTAGGTGTGGGCGATGCCGCCCACGTGGTCCTCATGGGCGTGGGTGACAAACACCGCTTCGATGCGATCCTTGCGTTCGCGCAGCCACGCGATGTCCGCAATAATCAAATCGACACCCGGGCTGCCGTCCATATCAGGGAAGGCCACACCCAAATCGACAACGATCAAACGTTCCTTGCCGGGTTTGCCGTAGCCGTACACATAGGCGTTCATGCCTATTTCACCTGCCCCACCGAGGGGCAGATAGATCAATCTTTCACTGCTCATTAGTCAGCTAAATCCTTGTTATATTTATAAATCACGGTCAAGCCGTGCATTGTGAGGTCATCACGGAATTCATCAAAAAGGTCTACCGCCTGCTGAAACAGCGGGGCCAGACCACCGGTCGAAATCACGCGCATGTCGCGCCCGCGTTCCGCCTTTATCCGCGCACATATCTCACGAACCAGTCCGACGTAACCCCAGAAAACACCTGATTGCATACAGGCAACAGTGTTGGTGCCCACCACATGTTCGGGTTGGCTGATGTCCACATGGGGCAAAGCGGCGGCGGCATTGTGCAGCGCTTCCAGCGACAGGTTCACACCGGGCGCAATTACGCCGCCCACATAAGCCCCGTCCGCAGCCACCACATCAAAGGTCGTCGCGGTGCCAAAATCCACCACAATCAGATCGCCGCCAAACAGATCATGCCCCGCCACCGTATTCACCAAACGGTCCGGCCCCACAGCGGTGCCCGCATCAACGCGCACATCCACCGGCAAGGCACAGCCGGCCTTGCCCACAACCATGGGCCGCGTATCGAAATAGCGATCGGCAAAGACGCGCAGGTTGAAAACCACACGCGGCACAGTCGACGAGATGATCACATCTGTGATGTCCGCCTCGATCTTTTCAAATCGCATCAGTGAGGTCAGCCAGACATAATACTGGTCCGCCGTCCGCTGCCATTCGGTCGCCGTGCGCCAGGTGGCAATGAAGTCATCCCCGTCATAGATCGAAAAGACTGTATTGGTGTTGCCGCAATCAATCGCCAAAAGCATCGGAAACCTCCGTTTAGAAAAACACATCCGCAGCGGCAATCGATGCGCGGCCTTGGGATGTTTGCAAGATCAGGTTGCCGCTTTCGTCGATGCCTTCAAAGGTGCCGACAGTTTCATCGCGCATGGTGCGGGCGGTAATCACCTCGCCCAGTTTCGCGGCATGATCCAGCCATGCACGGCGGATGGGGGCAAACCCATGGGTCGTGAATTGGGTCTCAAGTAGCGCATATTCAGCGGCCAGCGCCTCAAGAAAGATCTCGG is part of the Sulfitobacter geojensis genome and harbors:
- a CDS encoding ribonuclease J; amino-acid sequence: MSSERLIYLPLGGAGEIGMNAYVYGYGKPGKERLIVVDLGVAFPDMDGSPGVDLIIADIAWLRERKDRIEAVFVTHAHEDHVGGIAHTYGQLQAPIYARKFTANIAARKMDEHGHPADAIHVTSAWPQQVSVGPFTVGFLPISHSIPESSALVIDTPEGRVIHSGDFKIDLTPGVGEAFDPELWAEVCKDGVKALVCDSTNVFSREAGRSEATVGPAIEELVSSAEGMVVATTFASNVARVKTLAVAADKAGRSVVLLGRAMKRMVEASLETGVMKDFPPVVSPEDARGIPRENLMLLVTGSQGERRAASAQLARGKFQGIEMKEGDTFLFSSKTIPGNEKGVIRIINQFSERGVDVVDDSSGGHYHVSGHANRPDLETLHDVVKPQVLIPMHGEHRHLREHVKIADAKGMKGVMAVNGMMIDLSGNTPKVAEYVETGRTYIDGSVQIGALDGVVRDRIRMALNGHVTVTVILDDEDEPLGDPWVDAMGLPETGKSGASLVDVLEEDLSQFLGRSKAATLRDDTKLNDGLKRVVRQSANDEIGKKPEVTVVVSRLS
- a CDS encoding type III pantothenate kinase, giving the protein MLLAIDCGNTNTVFSIYDGDDFIATWRTATEWQRTADQYYVWLTSLMRFEKIEADITDVIISSTVPRVVFNLRVFADRYFDTRPMVVGKAGCALPVDVRVDAGTAVGPDRLVNTVAGHDLFGGDLIVVDFGTATTFDVVAADGAYVGGVIAPGVNLSLEALHNAAAALPHVDISQPEHVVGTNTVACMQSGVFWGYVGLVREICARIKAERGRDMRVISTGGLAPLFQQAVDLFDEFRDDLTMHGLTVIYKYNKDLAD